The DNA segment ACTGTGAATGCCATGGTTGTTGCTTTAAGCACACTTGAACCTGATGTGAGTTCGTAGTAGTAGAGTGCAAGGGTTCCAATACTCATCACAACTCCAGCAAAAGTTATCCTTATGAGGTTCTTCCTGTGAAGGATGTTTCCCTTGCTTGGTAGGCGTTCCATAACGTCTGCCTCTGAAGGTTCAACACCCAGAGACTGGGCTGGAGGACCGTCCATTATTATATTTATCCACAGTATCTGAATTGGGTTGAAGGGTATTGGCAGATTTGCAAGGGATGCAACTGTTATTGTGAGTATTGCACCTATGTTAGTTGAAAGCTGGAATTTAACAAATCTTTTGATGTTATCGAAGATTGTTCTTCCCTCTTTAACAGCTTTAACTATCGTTGCGAAGTCATCATCCTGCAGGAGCATGTCTGCAGATTCCTTGGCAACATCTGTACCGGAACCCATTGCAACACCAATGGCTGCCTTTTTAAGTGCAGGTGCATCGTTAACCCCATCCCCAGTCATTGATACAACATGACCCCTTGAACGCAGTGCCTCAACGATTCTAACCTTCTGCTCAGGGAAAACACGTGCGTACACATTAACTTCTTCAACCACGTTCTTGAACTCCTCATCACTGAGGTTATCAAGGTCTGAACCTGTTAAAACCTTTCCACCGCCCAGGGCACCATCTAAAATTCCAATTTCTGATGCTATGGCTGCTGCTGTGTCCTTATGATCACCCGTTATCATTACAACGTTGATCCCTGCTTTTTTACAGGTTGCAACAGCTTCCCGAGCCTCTTTACGTGGCGGATCCATCATTCCCACGAGCCCCACAAATATCAGATCATTTTCAAGGGCTTCTTTGTCCTCTAAATCCGCACTGGAATCTATTTTTTTGTATGCCAATGCTAAAACCCTCAGGGCACTTGAAGTCATGTTTTTGAGTTCTTCAAGAACTTCTTCCCTGTTGTCCTCTGTGATATCCGAAATTTCTCCTGCCTCTTCAACACGGCTGCATCGTTGGAGTATGATCTCAGGAGCGCCCTTGGTTAATACATACCTTTCGCCGTTGAACTCGTTGACAGTGGTCATTCTCTTCCTTTCACTGTCAAGGGGTATTTCAAAGATTCTTCGATGGGTTTTTTCAAGTTCTTCACGGGTGTAGCCATTTTCATCAGCAAATATGAGCATTGCACCATCTGTTGGATCTCCAAGGATCCTTCCATTTGAGAGGGTTGAGTTGTTACAGAGTGCTGAAACTGTGTAGGCCATTTCAGGGGATGTGATCTTGGTCTGACGCACGGTCATCTTGTTCTTTGTGAGTGTTCCAGTTTTATCTGTACATATGGTTGTGCATGAACCCAGGGTTTCCACAGCAAGAAGTTTTCTTACAACTGCATTGCTCTTAGCCATTCTCTGCATTCCAAGGGCCAGTGTTAGGGTTAAAATTGCAGGTAAACCCTCAGGTACAGCTGCAACTGCAAGTGAAACTGCAGTCATGAAGTTTTCAACGATGGGTACTCCCTTGAAAAACTGGAGTGCAAATATTCCAGAACACACAACAACAGCTATGAGGCCCATCATCTTTCCAAGACTGGCTATTCTATCTTGAAGGGGGGTTTTTGCCTCTTCTTCTTGTATCATCTCTGCAATTTTACCTATGGCAGTGTTCATTCCAATTTCAACAACAACTCCCAATCCACGCCCCATTGAAACACTGGTATCCATGAAGGCCAAGTTCTTTGTTTCCTCATCCGATACAAATGTTTCATCTTTTTTAACAGGTTTTGATTCACCAGTTAGTGCAGATTCATCAACGAGAAGGTCGTAACTTTTTATTATCCTTATGTCTGCAGGAATTTTGTCTCCTTCTTCAACAACAACAATATCTCCAACTGTGAGTTCAGCAGCCGGAATTTTAACCTTTTTACCGTCACGTACAGCAACTGCTTCTGCAGAACTCATGTCTTTGAGCTTGGCCATTGCTTCTTCAGCACGATTCTCCTGTATGAACCCTACACTTGCATTTAAAACAACCACAATTAGTATTACAGCCGCATCTGTAGTGTCTCCTACAAAAGCCGCAGCAACTGCAGCCACAATAAGTAGAATTATAAGGAAATCTTTAAACTGACCTAAAAACCTTCTTAAAGGCCCTGGTTTTTCTTCTTCCACCAACTCATTTGTTCCATATTTAATAACACGTTTTTGAGCTTCTTCAGTTTTTAATCCATCTGATTTGGATTCTAAATTATCTAAAACTTCATCAACGCTTAGACTTTGCCATTTCATTGTTACACATCTTGTAAAAAACTGCTTTTTCATAATTTATGAGTTTCATCTTTTTTTTTGTATTCAAAAATTCAGTTGAAAGTGGTTTTATTATTAAATCTGATCCCACTGCCTCTGCAACCTCCACTATGTAGGGTTGAAGTTCTTCTGGAGGTCTTATTGAATAAATAAGTGAAGCACCAGCATATATTTTTAAGTTGGGATCTGTAATATC comes from the Methanobacterium aggregans genome and includes:
- a CDS encoding calcium-translocating P-type ATPase, PMCA-type; translation: MKWQSLSVDEVLDNLESKSDGLKTEEAQKRVIKYGTNELVEEEKPGPLRRFLGQFKDFLIILLIVAAVAAAFVGDTTDAAVILIVVVLNASVGFIQENRAEEAMAKLKDMSSAEAVAVRDGKKVKIPAAELTVGDIVVVEEGDKIPADIRIIKSYDLLVDESALTGESKPVKKDETFVSDEETKNLAFMDTSVSMGRGLGVVVEIGMNTAIGKIAEMIQEEEAKTPLQDRIASLGKMMGLIAVVVCSGIFALQFFKGVPIVENFMTAVSLAVAAVPEGLPAILTLTLALGMQRMAKSNAVVRKLLAVETLGSCTTICTDKTGTLTKNKMTVRQTKITSPEMAYTVSALCNNSTLSNGRILGDPTDGAMLIFADENGYTREELEKTHRRIFEIPLDSERKRMTTVNEFNGERYVLTKGAPEIILQRCSRVEEAGEISDITEDNREEVLEELKNMTSSALRVLALAYKKIDSSADLEDKEALENDLIFVGLVGMMDPPRKEAREAVATCKKAGINVVMITGDHKDTAAAIASEIGILDGALGGGKVLTGSDLDNLSDEEFKNVVEEVNVYARVFPEQKVRIVEALRSRGHVVSMTGDGVNDAPALKKAAIGVAMGSGTDVAKESADMLLQDDDFATIVKAVKEGRTIFDNIKRFVKFQLSTNIGAILTITVASLANLPIPFNPIQILWINIIMDGPPAQSLGVEPSEADVMERLPSKGNILHRKNLIRITFAGVVMSIGTLALYYYELTSGSSVLKATTMAFTVFVMFQIFNVFNCKAKGRVPNKTLLMAVAASFLLQVCVIYVPFLQGIFRTTAIGAMDWVLIVVVAAIIFISEFISEKLIK
- a CDS encoding UPF0146 family protein; its protein translation is MWNDLSDYILKNYDKTSKIVEVGVGGFPRVALKLKEHHKMNIIMTDIKPSHDGVVKDDITDPNLKIYAGASLIYSIRPPEELQPYIVEVAEAVGSDLIIKPLSTEFLNTKKKMKLINYEKAVFYKMCNNEMAKSKR